A window of Salvia splendens isolate huo1 chromosome 8, SspV2, whole genome shotgun sequence genomic DNA:
cacaaaccaagtccggtcaaaggtgtttatttcatcagaccaaagacgagtccggtcaaagatgtttatttcatcagaacaaagacgagtccggtcaaagatgtttatttcatcagaccaatgacgagtccggtcaaagaagtttatttcataagaccaaggaccaagtccgatcaaagaagtatacttcataagaccgaggacaagtacgatgaaattttttcgctaagctgtaaatacagtgttagaggtggagacaaaatttcatttttcaaatcttgttcagcatacaactccgctaccctactattacaaaggactattctactgtccggggttgctaaagttgagccacctattcacaaaatcctctggaagccgagttcggtcgttccgagcagatgaagaataagcaggtcgacgagatgctatcctcgacccaacgcctcttccccgagcccgagaagtcctaacacctcggcgatgaagagtctctgcaataagcatctgctgatcttgctcgctcatagtcacaactcctcggcgaatttcagtccgtccctgtcttgacgattccggttgctcctgagcccgttctcgtctagacgtttccggctgttccggagttcgttgttgacttggagtaggattttgaacaagggaaccagaggtttgatctggagtgcgagcatctgttggcacgatatgccgaaggaatctttctatggaggggcgccgagaaagaacaatgttgtaccgagaagcccaacgccgtagtgatttcacaacttgttggcaagccgagctctccagcgcattgttcctccggagtacaagatattcctcccacagttcgtcaactcgactctgaacatctgatatggtcaatcccccgcgcacacggatgtaatcctcgtacgcagtcctctcagcaatggtcgtattcagctcggcctccagatctttcttatcggactctaagtccttgatatcggcctccagcttcactaaacgagccagaagctcgtcattcttcgtctgatcggctatagctcttctctcagcttcgtctaaagccgaagagtacagccgtttccagtgaagtatctccatctccttgagtacaaagcagctattagttcggcagctataccgagcagatagtaaaatacaacaggaataaaggcgagtacgaaaagctatacgaagacaaatgtagagaatttttcattcacaaggaaaattttttacactagggcttcaaggccattttacaaggaagaaactagactaagagaagggagacgaaatcatactccgcctgcttcgtctccggctcctcggtctggtacagcttccttctcctgggctacctcagcctcggcctcgcctcctgccggcctcgcctccgcctcctgatcggcctccttctccggatgcccggcctgatcgacttcggcctcccgctccagcggctcggcctcaccctctccgttgtaagtcgaagcgggtgaaacgggtcccacggaggcaaagatagcctccaggttctcgtcccgatcagctcgacaactcctcaaggagcggcagattctgaagccgagctgctatctctcggctgtacagaggcagcacgacgtcggccccctgctcgcccttatcggcaattagccttaccaggctaccgacaaaggccgagaactggctgctcaaaaagagtttctccgtgtaaacacggagagcctccccttgggcaaccacggcagcagcatcgctccgcttcgcctgctctcgctggatgacgagctggtttttggcaaactgagcttcatcctgggccgaaatcctagcagctctggccttctcaaatttagcctcagcctgttcggcccgatgacaagcagccgccaacttcctctgcatctcggcatagtcattggacgctttggagagttcgacggcgacgagcttggagagcatatcattcctctgaaaatggataaggaaaaaagttaacagagggcaccaaaaatacaggacagaagccaagccaaggaatcaagaagacaattcacctcggcgaagtccgtgggccatagaaatggctcacagatatgctccgaaggaggcgccaagaccatgtctttctctggcgctctcgggggcttctgggtcttccccttcctatttgccgaagtcgactccggcttctttggacccgaagaggtcttttgcctcttcggattcttctcggcatcaggcgccgagctggtagccttctctctctccggctccacaagctcggaggactttctgatagccttattcaacatgaacactgccaaaaagcaagaaagcaaagtcagattttcttcgttaaagcagtagagcataaagataaagagaaatcctcaccctcggcctcttcgtccgaagacgagatgtcgaacacgacgtcgcccttgacgagctcagactccgtgtattgtttcctaactaggggaatcttgttgagctcgccgtcgagctcgtccaacggttcaggccgagggtgacggataacggactccggccctctccagggaaaactaggagccgcggtcctatcatagtagaagaagcgattttgccacttcggccacttcgttttacaaaaggccctaaaaggctgtaaagggatcaagtaaaaccaagaccccttcctcttaaattgaaagaatttaaggatcgccttcaaagacaaatcccttcctaacctacggagttcggcagcgaaggccgacaagtgcctccaagagttcggagtcacctggcctaaaggaagctgaaaaaaatctagtaaatctataaaggcagaagggagggggaaacgaagcccgcattctaagcaggcctcgtacacggtgacgtaaccctccggcggggagtcagccctgtgatcaccgtcaggtaccaccgccttccccccaggaaaagagtatttttcgtaaagggatatcacagtatccttactcaagatactgtgaaaatactctacggtcttctccccggattctttccggctagaagaccccttaccccctttcctaacgctacccgactccgaagaagaagaagaagacatttttcttacttttgaaggtgaagatagtctgaaaaaaattcttgaaagcggagagagaattttcgcaagaaagagagtatagaagacgcaacagcaaaagtgcttcaatgatgaagaaagagcgtatttatcagatacgggaaagatttcgaaatcgttgcgccgtttcgaatcccaccttttcaggaatcaacggccggattttactgtcgcatttaatgcaggcatgcgctaggcacgtcccctgacgtcagcctcccccttaccgttatccagaatgccgaagtgactcacctcgccgaagtgatccacttcgcttttcggggggggtagtgatggggtacgaactaaaccctaatggcaagcccaataacagtgacggcccatcagcccagagcccaagaaagagtatctgttcggcaccaaagagttcggcacgaccaaagagttcggactcagcctacagctcggtaaaagccgaccagtcaagctctcctctcagatcggcaagagctgatcggtaaagtccagcagttcggtctcagcattcgaccgaactaggagttggtggactcacgaaaggcctccacgacctccactatacccacgatctatttagtggtatgaagcagttattgagcagttattgctcacccacgatcttgttagtggggctgcaaaccacgatcctagttcaatgtataaatagaacttagatctgatagaaaagcgttaagctctctagagataaaatagcatatagcaagtctgtattgtaagctgtattttcgcagatcaagcaatacaaacctgccctcattcctccccgtggacgtagatttacctcagtaaatcgaaccacgtaaattcattgtgtcataattctctaccagcatttactaacatcaaaaattcgcggatccatcacaaTTTAATTCcgattttgatgatgatgaaggttAAGATTGTGGTGCGTGTGTCGATGAGCGACGAGAAATCCCGCTCCAAAGCCCTAAAAATCTGCGTGGGGATATGGGGAGTGGAATCGGCGGCGTTGTCGGGGGCGGAGAAGGatcaggtggtggtggtgggagaGAGCATCGACGCAGTTGAGCTCACGCGGCAGCTGAGGAAGGGCGTGGCCCACGCGGAGCTCGTGAGCGTCGGTGAGGATAAGAAAGAAGATACTAAGCCCGCCgccgcggtggtgacgccggtgaATGCGACGCCTGTTGTCTGGTCGTACCCGCCGCACTACGTCGGGTACAACAGCTACCCGATTTACGAGAGCTCGTCAAGCGACTCCTGCACGATTATGTGAATTGAGGGATGGATGATTCTGGATCTCTGGGGAGCAATTGAGCtccaattttgatttttattttggttttggttttggtttttttACAACAGCTACCCGATTTACTACTCCTattgttgttttatttttacGTGACTAAAATTTGAATAAACTTAATCGATAAGGTTGTTTttttctccctccgtcccacataatttgacccagttttccattttgggtcgtcccacataatttgaccaatttcacttttatcattttggtagtggaccccacattctactaactcattcctactcagatttaattataaaactaatatataaaaatgagacccacattccactaactttttcaactcacttttcattacatttcttaaaacccgtgcccggtcaaagtgtcccaaattatatgggacggagggagtatttttttgttATCGCTGAACTACACCTATATTTTGTCATCGCTGAACTGCACCTATATTTCCTTATCATAAGCTTGATCCGTCGTTCGTTGTATGTATAGAATATGATTGTAGCAAGATCTgtccctccgttgccaactgcgctacgcccctgcgggcaTGTATAGAATATGATATTATTATAGAACACACTCACAAATGATGGCAAATCAAATAAccagtactccctccgtcccaactaagtctCAACTAAGTTAAatcgtattcttttttggatgtcccaactaagttgagtcatttccttttttaacaaataataaaacatccaatcaatatttactttattacattacatactttactctctctttatctttcctactttatttatccctcctacttttaaacacaatttcttaatctccgtgctcaaaagttttgactcaacttaattgggacggatggagtatataaaaaatgcGAAAATGATTTCATATACTATTTTGGATTACTGGCTTTATACGTAGTATATAtcatatacaaaaaaaaacccaaaaaaatattGCAATAATTCAGCCAAACATTTTATTGGTTTACtaatttattactaataaataaatatagtgTTGGGTTCTAAATCAATAAAGAAGACATAGATCCAATGATTGAGTTGGGCTTACACCATGATATATGAAATCGACAGGCCCATATATCGCATATGAAGGATTTGTAAATGGATTAGTGAAATGCAGCCTATTAGCCAGCAATTAATCAGTCGTCCGTTAATAGAATTATAGAAtcatataagtcgaattctattCTTCATATTTCCACATTATAACTTATTTATATTACAAAATTTGTGCCACGAAAATTAATTTACCCATATATGATTAAATTAATAGGATTGCAGATTTTGCCTTACCACAAGGGGAAAAAATGTGTGGTTCATAGTCTTTTTGGTCACTGaaattagtatttttaattgaatttgtcgAACTGACCAAATTGGTTTTAGCCTTTTAGGTGAATTATGAGAGCATGGCCTTATTGGAAGATTATATTTATGGCTGCTTACAAGTGACTAATTAGCGGGTATTGAATAAGTGAACGACATACTACTTcgggttttaatgagaaatCGGTAATTAAGAgaaaagaatgagaaaaagtgagcaaaatatgagagagaagagaaaaagtgagtAAAGAATGCTagagaaacttttcattttttggaacgagactatttttttggacacccaaaatagaaaaatgagactattttttatggacgggtggagtatatattaacaTTTAACTGTCTCAACCGAAAATatgtttcctttttattttttaacagtCATGCACAATTATAttacattttaaattttatattgtcCGATCAGATTAATGTTTATAGTAATAGTTCCTTCCTCCTCTATAGCAAAAATCATTTTCATTAATTAGTACACTTAGTtgcgattaaaaaaaaatctatttgcATTCAAAGTCATTTTGTTGATAGATCAATCCTACAGCAGTAAAAAAAATGCATAGAAAATAACATGAAAACGTGAAATTGTAGAATCACAAACATAAATGAAGT
This region includes:
- the LOC121744322 gene encoding heavy metal-associated isoprenylated plant protein 46-like; translated protein: MMMKVKIVVRVSMSDEKSRSKALKICVGIWGVESAALSGAEKDQVVVVGESIDAVELTRQLRKGVAHAELVSVGEDKKEDTKPAAAVVTPVNATPVVWSYPPHYVGYNSYPIYESSSSDSCTIM